From the Deltaproteobacteria bacterium genome, the window ATCTACGACGCCGACCGGCAGCACGAGCGCGCCGCGCCCGGCGCCCCGGCGCAGCCGCCCGACGACGATGACGAGGACGAGCCGCCCCCCGCCGACGGGCAGTGGCACGACGGGGAGTTCGCCGGCGGCCACTACACCGTGCGCATGACCGACCAGGCGAGCCTCATCTCGCTCAACAAGGTCGACGACGCCCTGCTCACGCGGGTCATCACCAACCTCATGCGGGGCGGCAACGCCACGACGGGCATGGACCGGCGCAAGTCGAACGAGGTCTCCACGGTGGTCGACTCGATCCTCGACTGGCGGGACACCGACAACCTGAAGCGGGCGCACGGCGCCGAGAGCGAGTACTATCTGAAGCGGCGTCCGCCCTACCGGGCGAAGAACGGCTTCTTCGATTCGCCCGAGGAGCTGCTGCGCGTCCGCGGCGTCACGCCCGCGCTCTACTACGGCGGCGACGGCATGCCCGGCCTCCGCGACGTCTTCTCGGTCTACAGCCGCAGCCCCAACATCCATCTCCGGTCCGCCCCTCCCGCGGTGCTCCAGGCCCTGCTCGGTGTCGATGCAGACACGGCTGCGGATCTGGTCGCGCAGCGCGACACCGACTCGAACGGCTTCTTCCAGCAGGTCGCCGCGCAGGTCGGAGACCCGCATCTCGCACAGCTCATGGTCGAGGAGGAGCCACGCACCGTCCTGCTCGAGGGACGGGCCGACACGCAGGCGCAACGCAACCAGTCGAGCGTCGCGGCCGTGGTGGATTTGACCGCCGAGTCGGCAGAGGGCGCGCGCGTGCTCCGGTGGCTCGACCGGGCGCCGTGGATCGGCACGGTCGCCCCGGGCAGCACGGCGGTGCAGGGATGACGGTCAGCGAGCTCACCCAGCGGCTCCGCCGGGCCGACTTCCTCGACGGCCTCGGCATCTACGTCGGCGCCCACGAGGTGGCCCTCGCGCACGTCGTCAAGCGCTTCTTCAAGGTGGCCGTGCGCCACGCGCGCACCTACCCGCTGCCGCCCGTCGAGCACGCCGCGGAGCGGCGCCAGGCGCTCGCCCAGGCGGTGCTCACCTTCGCGCGCGAGCACCGCGTGGATACGCGCCGCGCCTACCTCTGCCTGCCGCGTGCCGACACGGCGTTCAACCGCGTCTTGCTGCCGGCCGCGGCGCGCGAGAACCTCGCGCAGGTGCTCGAGTACGAGTTGGAGCACCTGATCCCGCTGCCGCGCGACCAGGTGTACTTCGACTTCTCGGTGCGCGAGCTCGGCGAGGAGCGCCTCGAGGTCCTCCTCATGTGCATCCCGCGCGAGGTCGTGCGCGTCTACCTCGAGGCGCTCGAGGACGCCTTCGTACGCCCGCGCGGCATCGTCCTCGCCTCGACGGCCATTGCCGACTACCTGGCCTTCTGCCGCGGTGGCCCGAACGGGCCGATCGGACTCCTCGTCTCGGCGGGCGAGGCGGTCGAGCTCGCCCTCCTCACCGGCGGCCGCCTGGTGGCGAGCCAGCTCGTGCCGGCGCACCGCCTGGCCGAGCCCGCGGAGGTGTCGCGCTCGCTGGCGCGCCAGCTGGCGGACGTCCTGATCTCGCCCGACGAGGTGCAGCTCTATCACTGGTCGCTCAGCAACGGCGCCGGGGCCAACGTGCCCGCGGTGGGCGAGGGCGATCTCCTCGCTCTCGCGAGCGGGCGCCTCGACGCGCCCGCCGAGTTCTTCGAGTCCTCGGAGCCCGCGCTGCTGCCCGCTGTCGGTGCGGCGCTCGATGCGGTGCGCGAGGGCACGGTTCCGGTGAACCTCCTGCCGGTCGAAGGCCGCCGGCGCTACGAGGAAGGCCTGTCGATCGCGACCATCGTGCTCGTCGCCGTCGCCAGCGTGCTGCTGCTCGTGTGGGGCGGCAGCGCCCTCGTCAAGGACGAGCTTCTCCGGCGTCAGGTGGAGGAGGGTCTGGTCGCCGTCGAGCCCCAGGTCCGCGAGGCGAAGCAGCTCCAGGATGAGATCGGGAACCTCCGCAAGCAGATCGACATCCTCACCGCGGGCCAGGACCAGCGGGTCACGCTGCTCCTCCGCGAGCTCACGGATCTGGTTCCTCCCGACGCCTACCTGACCTCGGTCAATCTGCGCCAGGGCCGTCTCACCCTCGAGGGGTCGGCGCGCTCGGCCTCCGACCTGATCGCGGCGCTCGAGAAGTCGAAGCACTTCCACAACGTGAGCTTCACGTCGCCCACGACGAAGGCCGGCGACAAGGAGCGGTTCTCGATCGTTGCGGAGGTCGCGAAGTGAACCCGCGCGCGCTCTGGGAGCTGGCGCGCCGCTGGTATGGCGAGCACTCCGCGCGCGACCGGCGGATCATCGCCGGGGTCGGGATCGCGGTCGGGCTGTCGCTCGCGTACGTAGCCGTGGTGGAGCCGCTGCGGGGCTACCGCCGGCGCGTGGCGGAGGAGATCAGCGAAGGCCACGACCGGCTCGAGCGCGCGGCGCGCTTCGTGGCCGCGGTGGACACCCTGCGTGCAGAGCGTGCCGAGCTGAAGAAGCGCCTCGCCGAGGCGCAGGGCCGCCTTCTCCCTGGCGACACCGGCACGCTCGCCGCCGCCGCCCTCCAGGAGCGAGCCAATACGCTCGCCTCCGAGAAGGGCGTCTCGATCCTCAGCACCCAGGTGATGCGCGAGGAGGCCGCCGACCCGTTCCGCAAGGTGGCCGTGCGCCTCACGCTGTCGGCCGAGCTCAAGCCCTTTGCCGAGCTGCTCTCCGGTCTCGAGTACGGTCCCCAGCAGCTCACCATCCCGTTCGTCGAGGTGAGCCGCCGGGGCGCGGTGCCCGGCGCCAAGGGGCCGCGGCTCCTCTCCGCCACGGTCGAGGTGAGCGGCTACCTGCTCGCCAAGGACAAGGCGAAGGAGGCCGAGGCGGAACCGGAGGCGGCTGCCGAAGCGACGCCGGGCGCCCTGGAGCCCCCGGGCCCCGGAGCACCCGAGGGCGCGGCAGGCGCCGGCGAAGCGGTGCCGGGACTCGCGCCGCTCCTGCCCATCGCCCCGGCGCTGCCCGGGGCCGAGAACGCACCTGCGGTGCCGCCGCCGCCCCCTGTGGCCGCCATTCCGGGGGCGCCGGCGGAAACGCCGCCGCCGGCACCCGTCGCGCCGCCCCCACCGGCTGCTGTCGCGCCCCCTCCACCGGCTGCCGCCGTCCCGCCGCCCGCGGGGGAGGTGCGGCCACCCGCCCCGCCTGCTCCGGCGGCGGCGGCGCCCGGGGCCACCTGATGGGACGCTGGGCGATCATCAACGTGGTGCTCGGCGTGATCGTCGTGTTGCTCGCCCTCGAGATCGCACGGACCTGGGGGCGTGCGCTCCCGCCGGTCGAGGTGGCCGCCGGTCCGCGGACCCCGGCCGCCGCTCCGGAGAAGCGCGAGAAGGGTAAGCGTGCCGCGGCGGACAAGGCCGGCGCGCACGCCGACGAGACACCCGCCACGCTGGTCGCGGCGATCGCCGAGAAGGACCTCTTCGACATGAGCCGGCAGAAGGCCAGTGAGGAGACGAGGCCTGCCGACCAGCCGCTGGCTGTCACCGGGCCGCCCGCCAACGTCACCCTCGTCGGGGTCCGCATCTTCGGCAAGGACCGGGAGGTCTTCGTGACCGAGGCAGGAGCGCAGAAGCGGCTGCGCACCGGAGATCAGGTGGCCGGGTACACGGTCAAGGCGATCGACCCCGGTGGGGTGACGCTCACCTCGCCCTCGGGAGACACCGTGACCATGCCGCTCGTCGTCGACGCCAAGGGGGCCGCTCCCGCGAAGCCCCCGGTTCCCATACGCCCGGGAATGCCTCAACCGCCCCAGGCCTTCGGGTCGCCGGCGGCGGGCGTCCAGACGATGTCTCCGGCCGCCGGGCTCGGGGTGAGACCGCCGACACCTGGTGTGGTCCCGCCGCGGCCTCCCATGGCGGGTGTGCCCGCGCCCGTTGCGCCGGTCCCGCAGAATCCGCAAAACCAGAACCCGCAGATCCAGCAGCTGCCGGCGGACGTGCGGCAGAAGCTGGAGCACATGAAGCAGAACCCGGGCAATTCCCGTAGCGGCCGCAGCCGGCGGTGAGGTAGCGGACGGGGTGGATCGCCCGAGGAGGGGGCGCAGTGCAGGGGCGAAGGATCTCGGGAGCGATCGGGGTGGTGGTCGCGGTCGGCGTGGCGGCCTGGGCCGGGCCGGCCCGCGCGCAGGAGCAGGAGGCGGCGCCGCCTCCGCCCGCTGCTGCAGGTGACCAGCCGCTCGGCGAAGAAGAGGCGATGGTGCTGAATTTCGAGCGGGCGGACATCCGGGAGGTGATCCACAGCCTCGCGACCGCGCTCGGCATCAGCTACACGATCGACCCCCGCATCGAAGGGCAGGTCACCATCCGCACCAACGGCAAGATCGCCCGCGAAGACCTGTTTCCGCTGTTCAACCAGATCCTCCGCAACAACGGCATCGCCGCGGTGAAGGTCGGCGACATCTACCAGATCCTTCCCGTCGCCGAGGCGAAGACGCGGGCCATCGTGCCGCCGTCGGCCGCGGCGAGGCAGGGCGCGCGCGCCACCGACAGCTTCGTGATCGAGATCTTCCCCGTCCGGCACGTCTCGTCGGACGAGATGGTGAACATCCTGCAGCCGTTCGTCACGCCAGGCGGCGACGCGCTCTCCTACCCGCGCTCGAACCTGGTCGTCGTGACGGATCTGCAATCGAACGTCGCGCGGCTGCACGAGCTGGTCATCTCGTTCGACACGGACGTCTTCCACAACCTGCACGCCCGCGTCTTCAAGATGCAGTACGGCGACCCGGACGAGCTGGCGAACGAGATCCTCGGGCTGCTCGCCCCCTACGGCGTGACACCCACCGGCGAGGGCGAGGGCGGCGTATTCTTGATCCCGCTCTCGCGCCTCAACTCGATCGTCGCGATTGCCTTCGACCCGATCATGTTCACCGAGATCGAACGCTGGCTGAAGCTCCTCGACATCCCGCCCGAGGAGAGCGCGGGGCGCCAGACGTTCGTCTACCCGGTGGAGAACGCCAAGGCCGCCGATCTCGCCGCGGTTCTGAACGAGCTCTTCGGCGGCGGTCCCGGCGGGGGTGGAGGCGGGGGACTCGGGCGCGTACCGGGTGGGGCGCCGGCCGGCATCGGCCTCTTCGGCGCGGGGGGCGTCGGGGGTGGTGGCGGCCGCGGCGGTTTCGGCGGCGGCGGAGGCGGCGGCGGGCGGCGCGGGCTCACGGCCGCTGGCGGCGGCGGGTTCGGCGGCGGAGGCGGCGGGATCGCGCCGCAGCAGGCCGCGGGGGGCGTGCCAGGTGCCGCCGGGGGAGGGTTTGCGGGACGCGGCGCCGGCACCGGTGGGCGCCTCGGTGGGCGCGGCGGGATCGGCGGGGCCGCCGGCGGGGCCGGGGTCCCCGGGGCGGTGCCCGGAGCCGCGGGCGGGGCGCGTGGCATCTCGCTTCCCGGCGGGCCAGCCGGAGCGGCCGGCGTACCCGGGCAGCCGCAGGGCCCGCCACCCATCTTCAAGCAGGAGGTGCGCATCGTCGCGGACGACGTCACCAACTCGCTCGTCGTCCTGGCGACCAAGCGCGACTACCAGCTGATCCTCGACGTGGTGAAGCGTCTCGACGTCGTGCCGCGGCAGGTGATGCTCGAGGTCACGATCGCCGAGATCACGCTCACCAAGGATCTCTCCTTCGGCATCCGCTACGCGCTGGCCGAAGGGAACCTACTAGGCACGCTACCCGTAAAGGATGATATCTTCCATAACCGGCCTCCGGGCCTTCCCGTCGGCGGGCTTCTCGGCAGCGCCACCAGGGTACCGGAGGGTCAGGCCTTTGCCGTGATCTCGGATCGAGACCATTTCCAGATATTCCTGAACGCGCTCCAAAGCCGTACGAACGTCAAGATGCTCTCCGCGCCCCATATCATCGCGGCGGATAACCGCGAGGCTCACATCCTGGTCGGCGACTCGATTCCCATCCTCACCTCGACTGCCGCCTCCACCGTCACGACACAGTTTTCCACCGTGAACGCCATCCAGTACCGCGACACCGGGAAGATCCTGACCATCCTGCCCCAGGTCAATTCGAAGGGGTTGGTCAACATGCAGATCCGACAGGAGGTGAGCGCCGTCGGAGCCACTGCGTTCGGAAACACCAACTCGCCTTCTTTCTCGACCCGTGAGGCAGAGACCACCGTCGTCGTGCAGGACGGTGAGGGCGTGGTGATCGGTGGAATCATCGACGATCAGATCACGCACGAACGTCGTGGAGTCCCGTTCATGATGGACATCCCGTTCCTCGGGGTCGCGTTCCGCAGCGACAGTGACATGACGAAGCGGACCGAGCTGATCCTGCTCATCACGCCCTACGTGATCCGCAACCGGGACGAGGCCAGGAATGTGACGGAGGACTTCAGCTCCCGCATCGAGGGGTTCAAGCGGCTGCGGGAGGCGATGCAGCCGAAGCACCGTCCGCACCCGTCGGCGGAGGCGCCGGACTCCCAGCCGGCGGAGAGCACACCGCCCGCCCGCCGGCCGGACGTCGTGCCACCCGAGGGCGCTCCGTGAGGCGGCGGCCGGGCGCGCGGGCGGGCGCGCCGGCTGCTTGCAGTGTCGAGGCCGTCACGGTAGGTACGACGGATTTTTTCAACCGAGCTACGACCGTGAGGTGGGGCCGATGATCGTCCTCGTCATGCTGATTAGCGTGCTGTCGCTCGGCTTTGCCGTCTTCCTCGCTCGCCAGGTGCTCGCGGCCGACACCGGCACGCCGCAGATGCAGGACATCGCCGCGGCGATCAAGGAAGGCGCCGAGGCCTTTCTGCGGCGGCAGAACCGGACGATCGCGGTGATCGGCCTCGGCGTCGCGGCGCTCATCTTCATCCTCTATGCGGCGGTCCGCCCGCACAATCCGAACGACCCGACGACGACCTTCAACATGGCGATCGCGACCACGCTGTCCTTCGTCTTCGGGGCACTCTGCTCGGGCATCGCCGGCTACATCGGCATGTTCGTCTCCATCCGGGCCAACCTCCGCACCGCCTCCGCGGTGCGCTCGAGCCTCAACCGCGCGCTGCAGATCGCGCTCCGCGGCGGCGCGGTCTCGGGGCTCTTCGTCGTCGCCATGAGCCTGCTCGGCGTGGGCGGCCTCTTCGCACTCATGCGCGCCTTCGGCGTCGCCGATGAGAAGATCCCGCTGCTGATCGTCGGCTACGGCTTCGGCGCGAGCCTCGTCGCGCTCTTCGCGCAGCTTGGCGGCGGCATCTACACCAAGGCGGCCGACGTGGGCGCGGACCTGGTCGGTAAGGTCGAGGCGGGCATCCCGGAGGACGACCCCCGCAACCCGGCCGTCATCGCGGATCTCGTTGGCGACAACGTCGGCGACTGCGCGGGCCGCGGCGCCGACCTGTTCGAGTCGACGGCGGCGGAGAACATCGGCGCGATGATCCTCGGCAGCGGGCTGGCGGTGAGCGCCGCGAAGGCCGGCATCCACTTCACTGAGGGCATGCTCGGCGTGATGCTCTTCCCGCTCGTCGCGCGCGCCTTCGGTCTCGTCGCCTCGATAATCGGGATCATGGCCGTGCGCACGGACGAGGACGAGGATCCGATGCAGGCGCTCAACCGCGGCTACTACGTCGCGGCCCTCCTGGCGGTCGGCGGCTTCGCGGCTGCCACCCGCTGGCTGCTGCACGCGCCGGAGCAGCCCGGCGCGTGGCTGCGGTTCTTCCTGTGCGGCCTGGTCGGCATCGCGACCTCGCAGGCGTTCGTCTACATCACGCAGTACTACACCGAGTACCGCTACCGTCCGGTGCGCGAGATCGCCGAAGCGGCGCAGACGGGACCGGCCACGACCATCATCACGGGGATGGCCGTCGCGTTCGAGTGCACCGCGGTCCCGACCATCGTCATCTCGCTCGCCATCCTGGTCTCGTACTTCCTCGGCCGCTCGACGGGCATCGCCAACGCGGGTCTCTTCGGGACGGCGGTCGCCACCATGGGCATGCTCGCCACCGCGGCCTACATCCTCGCCATGGACACCTTCGGCCCGATCACGGACAACGCAGGCGGTATCGTCGAGATGAGCCACCAGCCGGAGGCGATCCGCAAGAAGACCGACCGGCTCGACGCCGTCGGCAACACGACGAAGGCGCTCACCAAGGGCTACGCCATCGGCTCGGCCGCCCTCGCCGCGTTCCTCCTCTTCTCGGCCTACCTCGACGAGGTCCGCAACTACGGGTTCCCGATCGCCACCGTCGACATCGCGCGGCCCGAGGTCTTCGTCGGCGGGCTCCTCGGCGCGATGCTCGTCTTCCTCTTCTCGGCGCTCGCCATCCGCGCCGTCAGCCGGGCGGCCCAGTACGTCATCAAGGACGTGCGGGAGCAGTTCAAGGAGAAGCCCGGCATCCTCGCCGGCAAGGAACGCCCCGACTACGGCCGCTGCGTGGACATCGTGACCCGCGGGGCGCTGCGCGAGATGGTACTGCCCGGCGTCCTGGCCGTCTTCATGCCGATCGTCGTCGGCGTCGTCTTCCGCGCCGCCTTCCACGTGGGGGCGGAGTCCGTCGCCGCGCTCCTCATGGTCGGCACGATGAGCGGCATCCTGATGGCGACGGCCCTCAACAATGGCGGCGGAGCCTGGGACAACGCCAAGAAATTCATCGAGACGGGCAAGTACGGCGGCAAGGGCTCGGACGCCCACAAGGCGGCCGTCGTCGGCGACACGGTGGGCGACCCGTTCAAGGACACGGCGGGGCCGAGCCTGCACGTGCTGATCAAGCTGCTCAGCACGATCACGCTCGTCATGGCGCCGCTGTTCATTTGAGGAGCGAGCTCGCCCGGCTCGACCCGTCGCTCGGTGGCGCTCACACCGAGCTACTAGTCTGCGTCGATCTACCGGCGGCGCTCGGGGTAGACACCGACCGGGCACTTGGTCGCGCAGTCGTCGACCAAGTAGACCGCCGTTGGGTTACCGGCTGGATTG encodes:
- a CDS encoding general secretion pathway protein GspK; protein product: MYDADRQHERAAPGAPAQPPDDDDEDEPPPADGQWHDGEFAGGHYTVRMTDQASLISLNKVDDALLTRVITNLMRGGNATTGMDRRKSNEVSTVVDSILDWRDTDNLKRAHGAESEYYLKRRPPYRAKNGFFDSPEELLRVRGVTPALYYGGDGMPGLRDVFSVYSRSPNIHLRSAPPAVLQALLGVDADTAADLVAQRDTDSNGFFQQVAAQVGDPHLAQLMVEEEPRTVLLEGRADTQAQRNQSSVAAVVDLTAESAEGARVLRWLDRAPWIGTVAPGSTAVQG
- the gspD gene encoding type II secretion system protein GspD; the protein is MQGRRISGAIGVVVAVGVAAWAGPARAQEQEAAPPPPAAAGDQPLGEEEAMVLNFERADIREVIHSLATALGISYTIDPRIEGQVTIRTNGKIAREDLFPLFNQILRNNGIAAVKVGDIYQILPVAEAKTRAIVPPSAAARQGARATDSFVIEIFPVRHVSSDEMVNILQPFVTPGGDALSYPRSNLVVVTDLQSNVARLHELVISFDTDVFHNLHARVFKMQYGDPDELANEILGLLAPYGVTPTGEGEGGVFLIPLSRLNSIVAIAFDPIMFTEIERWLKLLDIPPEESAGRQTFVYPVENAKAADLAAVLNELFGGGPGGGGGGGLGRVPGGAPAGIGLFGAGGVGGGGGRGGFGGGGGGGGRRGLTAAGGGGFGGGGGGIAPQQAAGGVPGAAGGGFAGRGAGTGGRLGGRGGIGGAAGGAGVPGAVPGAAGGARGISLPGGPAGAAGVPGQPQGPPPIFKQEVRIVADDVTNSLVVLATKRDYQLILDVVKRLDVVPRQVMLEVTIAEITLTKDLSFGIRYALAEGNLLGTLPVKDDIFHNRPPGLPVGGLLGSATRVPEGQAFAVISDRDHFQIFLNALQSRTNVKMLSAPHIIAADNREAHILVGDSIPILTSTAASTVTTQFSTVNAIQYRDTGKILTILPQVNSKGLVNMQIRQEVSAVGATAFGNTNSPSFSTREAETTVVVQDGEGVVIGGIIDDQITHERRGVPFMMDIPFLGVAFRSDSDMTKRTELILLITPYVIRNRDEARNVTEDFSSRIEGFKRLREAMQPKHRPHPSAEAPDSQPAESTPPARRPDVVPPEGAP
- a CDS encoding sodium-translocating pyrophosphatase, translated to MIVLVMLISVLSLGFAVFLARQVLAADTGTPQMQDIAAAIKEGAEAFLRRQNRTIAVIGLGVAALIFILYAAVRPHNPNDPTTTFNMAIATTLSFVFGALCSGIAGYIGMFVSIRANLRTASAVRSSLNRALQIALRGGAVSGLFVVAMSLLGVGGLFALMRAFGVADEKIPLLIVGYGFGASLVALFAQLGGGIYTKAADVGADLVGKVEAGIPEDDPRNPAVIADLVGDNVGDCAGRGADLFESTAAENIGAMILGSGLAVSAAKAGIHFTEGMLGVMLFPLVARAFGLVASIIGIMAVRTDEDEDPMQALNRGYYVAALLAVGGFAAATRWLLHAPEQPGAWLRFFLCGLVGIATSQAFVYITQYYTEYRYRPVREIAEAAQTGPATTIITGMAVAFECTAVPTIVISLAILVSYFLGRSTGIANAGLFGTAVATMGMLATAAYILAMDTFGPITDNAGGIVEMSHQPEAIRKKTDRLDAVGNTTKALTKGYAIGSAALAAFLLFSAYLDEVRNYGFPIATVDIARPEVFVGGLLGAMLVFLFSALAIRAVSRAAQYVIKDVREQFKEKPGILAGKERPDYGRCVDIVTRGALREMVLPGVLAVFMPIVVGVVFRAAFHVGAESVAALLMVGTMSGILMATALNNGGGAWDNAKKFIETGKYGGKGSDAHKAAVVGDTVGDPFKDTAGPSLHVLIKLLSTITLVMAPLFI